The Bacillota bacterium genome includes a window with the following:
- the trmFO gene encoding methylenetetrahydrofolate--tRNA-(uracil(54)-C(5))-methyltransferase (FADH(2)-oxidizing) TrmFO, with protein MSEVKVHVYGAGLAGCEAAWQLAKRGIKVELFDIKPKNFTPAHSSQKFGELVCSNSLRAANIENAAGLLKEEMRRLGSLIMEAADKTSLPAGGALAVDREKFADYITEKVLNHPLISFNTKEINELDPDVYTIVATGPLTTEPLFDHISGMLGGENLHFFDAAAPIVSYESIDKDKVFMASRYGKGSADYVNCPMDKEEYEAFYNALISAETVQLHGFENNRVFEGCMPIEVMAQRGTDTIRFGPLKPVGLIDPKTGKEPYAVIQLRKDNSEGSLYNLVGFQTHLKFGEQKRVFSMIPGLENAEFIRYGVMHRNTFINSPKALDSFYRSRLHQKLFFAGQMTGVEGYIESSASGLLCGINMSHVVTGREPVDFPATTAIGALAHYISDESISEFQPMNVNFGIMKKPDFKFRGKKDKNTKLAARALEALDNVALQVWKGENA; from the coding sequence TTGAGTGAAGTAAAGGTTCATGTTTACGGCGCGGGTCTTGCCGGGTGCGAAGCCGCATGGCAGCTTGCGAAAAGAGGCATAAAAGTTGAGCTTTTTGATATAAAACCGAAAAACTTTACACCTGCGCACAGCTCGCAAAAGTTTGGAGAGCTTGTCTGTTCAAATTCGCTTAGAGCCGCTAACATTGAAAATGCTGCCGGGCTGCTCAAAGAAGAGATGCGCAGGCTTGGTTCGCTTATCATGGAAGCTGCGGATAAAACCAGTCTGCCGGCGGGAGGCGCACTTGCGGTTGACCGTGAAAAATTTGCTGATTATATAACTGAAAAAGTGCTTAATCATCCGCTTATATCATTTAATACAAAAGAGATAAATGAGCTCGATCCGGATGTATATACGATAGTTGCGACTGGTCCTTTGACGACAGAGCCATTATTCGACCATATTTCGGGAATGCTTGGCGGGGAAAATTTGCATTTCTTTGATGCCGCCGCGCCGATCGTATCCTATGAAAGCATAGATAAAGATAAGGTTTTCATGGCTTCACGGTATGGGAAAGGTTCGGCGGATTATGTAAACTGCCCAATGGATAAGGAAGAATATGAAGCGTTTTACAATGCGCTGATTTCAGCCGAAACAGTGCAGCTGCACGGTTTTGAAAATAACAGGGTTTTTGAGGGTTGCATGCCGATCGAGGTAATGGCTCAAAGGGGCACTGACACAATCCGTTTCGGCCCGCTGAAACCCGTGGGACTTATCGATCCAAAGACCGGAAAAGAGCCTTATGCTGTTATACAGCTTAGAAAAGACAACAGCGAGGGAAGCCTATATAATCTTGTGGGATTTCAGACACATCTTAAATTCGGAGAACAAAAGAGAGTGTTCTCAATGATCCCGGGCCTTGAAAACGCGGAGTTTATAAGGTACGGCGTGATGCACCGCAATACATTTATAAATTCACCGAAGGCTCTTGACTCATTCTATCGCTCAAGACTGCATCAAAAATTATTTTTTGCCGGTCAGATGACCGGAGTTGAGGGATATATCGAATCGTCCGCCTCAGGGCTATTATGCGGAATAAATATGTCGCATGTAGTTACGGGGCGAGAGCCTGTTGATTTTCCTGCAACTACTGCGATAGGCGCACTTGCACATTATATTTCAGATGAAAGCATATCCGAATTTCAGCCCATGAATGTTAATTTCGGTATCATGAAAAAACCGGATTTTAAATTCAGGGGCAAAAAAGATAAAAACACCAAACTTGCGGCGCGTGCCCTTGAAGCACTTGACAATGTGGCTTTGCAGGTTTGGAAAGGAGAAAATGCATGA
- the topA gene encoding type I DNA topoisomerase, with amino-acid sequence MSNLLIVESPAKAKTIKKYLGSNYKVVASMGHVRDLPKSKMGIDIENGYKPQYISIRGKSSLINELKKEAKGAKKIYLATDPDREGEAISWHLATLLGLDMDDRLRVTFNEITKTAVTEGVKNPRKINMDLVDAQQARRVLDRLVGYEISPILWRKIKKNLSAGRVQSVATRLIVDREEEINKFKPEEYWTVSAKLKHLAEGKEFLAKLYGLEDKKLEIKTGDEASEIVSEIENSDISVKSVKHSQKKRSPAPPFITSTMQQDASRILNMSSRRTMQIAQQLYEGVEIPGFGLIGLISYMRTDSLRVSDEAIGDVRTFINEKFGDAYCPKNPRIYKSKKNAQDAHEAIRPTTVALEPDKIRKNLNNDQYKLYKLIWDRFVASQMESQVLDTVSSDIASVASSGKRYILRATGYKVRFAGYTVLYDDSKDEKAEDSDNANLPELKEGEKLSLNTISPEQHFTQPPARFNEATLIKALEENGIGRPSTYAPTISTILQREYVIKEGKMFKPTSLGSITTQFMESNFDSIVDIEFTANMEKELDEIEDGKQNWVQIIDHFYKDLKNNINTVESQLDGVRIKIPDEETDVVCELCGRNMVVKSGRYGKFLACPGYPECKNTKPITYNTGAQCPKCGGNILLRFSKNGNKYYGCENAPKCDFMTWYEPAGQNCEICGKTLLKKTGFKGRYTLICSNESCPNHNGVTKS; translated from the coding sequence ATGTCAAATTTGCTAATTGTTGAGTCTCCCGCCAAGGCAAAAACTATCAAAAAATATCTCGGCAGTAATTACAAGGTGGTTGCCTCCATGGGGCATGTCCGTGATCTGCCCAAAAGCAAAATGGGTATCGATATTGAAAACGGCTATAAACCGCAGTATATATCCATTCGCGGTAAATCATCACTTATAAATGAGCTAAAAAAAGAGGCTAAGGGTGCTAAAAAAATCTATCTTGCAACCGACCCTGATCGTGAGGGGGAGGCAATTTCGTGGCATCTTGCGACTCTGCTTGGACTTGATATGGATGATAGACTCCGTGTCACTTTTAATGAAATAACTAAAACTGCGGTTACGGAGGGAGTAAAAAATCCTCGTAAAATAAATATGGACCTTGTCGACGCGCAACAGGCCCGCCGTGTTTTAGACAGGCTCGTTGGATATGAAATCAGCCCGATACTATGGAGAAAGATTAAAAAAAATCTGTCTGCAGGCCGTGTGCAATCAGTTGCAACGAGACTTATTGTTGACAGGGAAGAAGAAATAAACAAATTCAAGCCTGAGGAATACTGGACTGTTTCAGCTAAGCTTAAACATCTGGCTGAAGGTAAAGAATTTTTGGCGAAACTTTACGGGCTGGAAGACAAAAAGCTTGAAATCAAAACCGGAGACGAAGCATCTGAAATAGTGAGTGAAATAGAAAACTCAGATATAAGCGTCAAAAGTGTAAAGCACAGCCAGAAAAAGCGCTCTCCTGCGCCGCCGTTTATTACCTCAACAATGCAGCAGGATGCATCACGCATACTGAATATGTCCTCACGCCGCACTATGCAGATAGCTCAGCAGCTATATGAAGGTGTTGAAATTCCGGGATTTGGGCTGATTGGTCTTATAAGCTATATGAGAACCGATTCTCTGCGTGTTTCAGACGAGGCTATCGGTGACGTTCGCACATTTATAAATGAAAAATTTGGAGATGCCTACTGCCCGAAAAATCCCCGTATATATAAAAGCAAAAAGAATGCTCAGGACGCGCATGAGGCAATTCGCCCTACGACGGTTGCTTTAGAGCCGGATAAAATAAGAAAAAATCTGAATAATGATCAGTATAAATTGTATAAACTTATTTGGGACAGGTTTGTCGCAAGCCAGATGGAGTCACAGGTGCTTGATACCGTAAGCTCTGATATTGCTTCAGTCGCATCGTCTGGAAAACGCTATATCCTTCGCGCAACCGGCTATAAGGTCAGATTTGCGGGATATACGGTTTTATACGATGATTCAAAAGACGAAAAGGCAGAAGACAGCGATAATGCCAACCTGCCCGAGCTTAAGGAAGGCGAGAAGCTAAGTCTTAATACCATTTCACCGGAGCAGCATTTCACTCAGCCTCCGGCTCGCTTTAACGAGGCAACGCTCATTAAAGCACTTGAGGAAAACGGTATTGGTCGTCCAAGCACATATGCTCCGACTATTTCAACGATACTTCAGCGTGAGTATGTCATTAAAGAGGGCAAGATGTTCAAGCCAACCAGCCTTGGCAGCATCACGACACAATTTATGGAGAGCAATTTTGACAGTATAGTTGATATTGAGTTTACAGCTAATATGGAAAAAGAGCTTGATGAGATAGAAGACGGCAAGCAAAACTGGGTTCAGATAATCGATCATTTTTATAAAGACCTTAAAAACAATATAAATACCGTCGAAAGTCAGCTTGATGGAGTCCGTATAAAGATTCCAGATGAAGAAACGGATGTTGTTTGTGAGCTGTGCGGAAGAAATATGGTCGTGAAATCAGGGCGATATGGTAAGTTTCTTGCATGCCCTGGTTATCCCGAATGCAAAAATACAAAGCCGATCACTTATAATACAGGTGCACAGTGTCCCAAATGCGGTGGTAATATCCTGCTCAGGTTCTCTAAAAACGGCAATAAATATTATGGCTGCGAGAACGCTCCAAAGTGTGATTTTATGACATGGTATGAGCCCGCAGGGCAGAACTGCGAAATATGCGGCAAAACGCTGCTTAAAAAAACAGGTTTTAAAGGCAGATATACACTTATTTGTTCAAACGAATCCTGTCCAAATCATAACGGAGTGACAAAAAGTTGA
- the dprA gene encoding DNA-processing protein DprA, translating into MGINTEKYIWLAQKWSQPGVKIHKLLSALGGIDGVYAADRKMLSRLDILLPEEIKRLNDKDGREAFEIIEECRRKQIDIITIEDRRYPERLRKIYNPPLILYIKGRLPDCDKTASITIVGTRNPSKDGISICDRLSKDLARSGFIIVSGMARGIDAAAHKGALVAEGITVAVLGCGVDVAYPEENRELMKYIIENGAVISEYPPGTRPDKLNFPMRNRILAGLTLGTVVVEAPDKSGALITARQASDEGRDVFAVPGSVYTSPGTNNLIKSGAKPVTEALDVIEEYAYMFSDIPSVKVHESSKQSHVILKVASAEPEYKIQKQKSDADDLALTDEERLIKASMTADSEVDADTISRKTNLPIGTVLATLTYLELKGHVKRLPGGRYILD; encoded by the coding sequence ATGGGAATAAACACAGAAAAGTATATCTGGCTTGCGCAGAAATGGTCACAGCCGGGCGTTAAAATCCATAAGTTGCTTTCTGCTCTTGGTGGAATTGATGGGGTATACGCTGCTGACAGAAAAATGTTAAGCAGGCTTGATATTTTATTGCCAGAAGAGATTAAAAGGCTTAATGATAAAGATGGAAGAGAAGCTTTTGAAATAATTGAGGAATGCAGACGGAAGCAAATTGATATAATAACCATTGAAGACAGAAGGTATCCTGAAAGACTTCGTAAAATATATAATCCGCCGCTTATACTATATATAAAGGGCAGGTTGCCTGATTGTGATAAAACAGCATCAATAACTATTGTGGGTACACGAAATCCGTCAAAAGACGGTATTTCGATTTGTGACCGCCTTTCAAAAGACCTTGCAAGATCCGGATTTATTATCGTTAGCGGCATGGCGAGAGGAATAGACGCCGCGGCGCATAAAGGCGCTTTGGTTGCAGAAGGTATTACTGTAGCAGTCCTTGGCTGTGGTGTCGACGTTGCTTATCCGGAAGAAAACAGAGAACTTATGAAATATATCATTGAAAACGGCGCCGTAATCAGCGAGTATCCGCCCGGGACGAGACCTGATAAGCTTAATTTTCCGATGCGAAACCGAATCTTAGCAGGGCTTACACTCGGAACAGTCGTTGTTGAGGCACCTGATAAAAGCGGAGCGCTTATTACTGCAAGACAGGCTTCTGATGAGGGGCGTGACGTGTTCGCAGTCCCGGGAAGCGTATATACATCTCCAGGCACGAACAACTTAATAAAATCAGGCGCAAAACCTGTAACCGAGGCGTTGGACGTTATTGAGGAATATGCTTACATGTTTTCAGATATACCTTCCGTTAAAGTCCATGAAAGTTCGAAACAGAGTCATGTGATTTTGAAAGTCGCAAGCGCTGAGCCTGAATATAAAATACAAAAACAGAAAAGTGATGCTGACGATCTTGCGCTGACGGATGAAGAGCGGCTTATAAAAGCCTCTATGACTGCGGACTCTGAGGTCGATGCAGATACCATTTCACGAAAAACTAATTTACCCATAGGCACTGTACTGGCAACGCTAACCTATTTAGAGCTCAAAGGACACGTTAAAAGGCTGCCGGGCGGGCGCTATATTCTTGATTAA
- a CDS encoding RNA methyltransferase, translating to MIEIESASNPLIKFAVSLQKRSVRKETFSFVVEGHKLIEEALKSGFPIETIFVEQNSEKKYDNIVKCANTVAAVPYRLLQKICESDTPQNIAAICKIKEKEYSNLPLKNVLVLENIQDPGNFGTLLRTAECFGIDAVVTIGTAVDPFSRKVLRSGMGSSFRMNVIHFDKAGEAFNFFKENNITVYAGALRRDAKSLEETSFEQNSAVAVGNEGSGLSEEFLAMADNTVFIPMSGEAESLNAAAAAAVMMWELYKKKI from the coding sequence ATGATAGAAATAGAAAGTGCATCTAACCCACTTATAAAATTTGCGGTATCACTTCAAAAACGCTCTGTACGAAAAGAAACTTTTAGCTTCGTTGTAGAAGGCCATAAACTTATTGAAGAGGCTTTAAAAAGCGGATTTCCTATAGAAACCATATTTGTCGAACAAAACAGTGAGAAAAAGTATGATAATATTGTAAAATGCGCAAATACAGTGGCGGCAGTTCCATACAGACTGCTGCAGAAAATATGCGAAAGTGATACACCTCAGAATATTGCCGCGATCTGCAAGATTAAAGAAAAAGAATATTCTAATTTACCGTTAAAAAATGTTCTAGTTCTTGAAAATATTCAAGATCCGGGCAATTTCGGAACGCTGCTTAGAACAGCAGAGTGTTTTGGTATAGATGCCGTTGTGACAATAGGAACAGCAGTCGATCCTTTTTCGAGAAAAGTTCTCAGAAGTGGTATGGGTTCATCCTTTAGAATGAATGTGATTCATTTTGATAAAGCAGGAGAGGCATTTAATTTTTTCAAGGAGAACAATATCACTGTATATGCCGGAGCGCTTCGCCGGGATGCAAAAAGTCTTGAAGAAACTTCATTTGAGCAAAATTCTGCTGTAGCAGTAGGCAATGAAGGAAGTGGACTTTCAGAAGAATTTTTAGCGATGGCAGACAATACGGTATTTATTCCAATGAGCGGAGAAGCGGAATCCCTTAATGCTGCTGCTGCTGCAGCTGTAATGATGTGGGAATTATATAAAAAGAAAATATAA
- a CDS encoding TrkA family potassium uptake protein — protein sequence MYMKSFAVIGLGRFGFNLAKTLFSLGYEVLVIDENEDNVQKISDFVTHAVVGDAKDENVLRSIGIRNFDCVIVAVSNHLESSVLISLMLKEMGVKYVVSKVQSEMHAKVLQKIGVDKIVFPEKDMGMKVAQSLAMNNILDYIELSDTYSIAEVMTPPKWVGKTLRELNVRANHGVNIMAIRHDSTKQIDVSPNPDNKLSERDALVIIGSNQDISTITKLD from the coding sequence TTGTATATGAAGTCTTTTGCTGTTATCGGGCTTGGCAGGTTCGGATTTAATCTTGCAAAAACCCTGTTCAGCCTTGGATATGAAGTCCTTGTAATAGATGAAAACGAAGACAACGTGCAGAAAATCAGTGATTTCGTCACACATGCTGTTGTTGGCGACGCAAAAGATGAAAACGTTCTGCGTTCAATAGGGATACGCAACTTTGACTGTGTTATCGTTGCGGTCTCAAATCATCTTGAGTCAAGCGTTCTTATATCATTAATGCTGAAAGAGATGGGCGTTAAGTATGTTGTTTCAAAAGTCCAAAGTGAAATGCATGCTAAAGTGCTTCAGAAGATCGGCGTTGATAAAATAGTATTTCCTGAAAAGGATATGGGCATGAAGGTGGCACAGAGCCTTGCAATGAACAATATCCTGGATTATATCGAGCTCTCTGACACGTATTCTATCGCTGAGGTTATGACGCCTCCGAAGTGGGTTGGAAAGACACTGCGCGAACTAAATGTACGTGCGAATCACGGAGTAAATATCATGGCGATCCGCCATGACAGCACAAAACAGATCGATGTGTCCCCAAACCCTGATAATAAATTAAGTGAACGTGACGCACTTGTCATTATCGGATCCAATCAGGATATTTCCACTATCACAAAACTTGACTGA
- a CDS encoding TrkH family potassium uptake protein, producing MSIIYKSNLGTAKKTKLHIKPAETFLIGFLAVILFGAFLLTLPISSRSGQWTSPLTALFTATSATCVTGLVVVDTYTYWTVFGQIVILLLIQTGGLGFMTIATLFSLLIRRNISMSERLIIMQGLNLDDMSGIVRLTKRVLLGTLMFEGAGALILSVRFASDFGWIKGIYKGIFHSVSAFCNAGFDILGDRGKFSSITTYQDDVVVNVVIMALIVIGGLGFFVWDDIAKTKNFKGLKVYSKMVLIITASLIFGGAVLFALFEMNNTAITAGMSVKSKILAPLFQSVTTRTAGFNSISEGDMTSASKILSCLLMFIGGSSGSTAGGIKTFTFGLLIMMTLSALRGRRDVIVFGRKIGSDNVLRAISLTLIAVLLLFVSACVISLFEPFPLLSIIFECCSAFGTVGLTVGITPLLSPVSKLVLILLMYLGRVGVLTITLGIAMQLNRNKNLISYPEAKVLIG from the coding sequence GTGAGTATTATATATAAATCCAATTTGGGAACTGCTAAAAAAACTAAATTGCACATCAAACCGGCTGAAACTTTTTTGATTGGTTTTCTAGCAGTTATTTTATTTGGTGCATTTCTTCTCACACTCCCGATTTCGTCCAGAAGCGGTCAATGGACATCTCCGCTGACGGCGCTTTTCACCGCTACAAGTGCCACATGTGTCACTGGCCTTGTTGTTGTTGACACCTACACATATTGGACTGTTTTCGGTCAGATAGTAATTCTGCTTCTTATACAGACGGGCGGTCTAGGATTTATGACTATCGCCACTTTGTTTTCGCTTCTTATCCGCAGAAATATTTCGATGAGCGAACGGCTTATCATTATGCAGGGGTTGAACCTTGATGATATGTCGGGTATAGTGCGCCTCACCAAACGTGTCCTGCTTGGAACGTTGATGTTTGAGGGGGCGGGGGCATTAATACTGTCTGTTAGATTTGCAAGTGATTTTGGCTGGATCAAAGGTATATATAAAGGTATTTTTCACTCTGTATCGGCTTTTTGTAATGCAGGATTCGATATACTTGGCGACAGGGGTAAATTTTCAAGTATTACGACATATCAAGATGATGTTGTGGTAAATGTCGTGATAATGGCACTCATAGTCATCGGGGGACTTGGGTTCTTTGTTTGGGATGATATTGCAAAAACAAAGAATTTTAAAGGCTTAAAGGTATATTCTAAAATGGTGTTGATTATAACCGCTTCACTTATATTCGGCGGGGCTGTTTTATTTGCACTGTTTGAGATGAATAACACTGCAATCACTGCCGGTATGTCGGTTAAATCAAAAATACTTGCTCCTCTTTTCCAATCTGTTACGACAAGGACTGCAGGGTTTAATAGTATAAGTGAAGGAGATATGACATCTGCCTCTAAAATACTATCCTGTTTATTAATGTTTATAGGCGGTTCGTCTGGCTCAACGGCAGGCGGCATCAAAACGTTTACTTTTGGGCTTCTTATTATGATGACACTAAGCGCACTTCGCGGAAGACGCGACGTCATTGTGTTTGGAAGGAAAATAGGAAGCGATAATGTCTTAAGGGCAATTTCTCTTACATTAATTGCTGTCCTTCTATTATTCGTAAGTGCATGCGTTATATCATTGTTTGAGCCGTTCCCGCTTCTTTCTATCATATTTGAATGCTGCTCGGCATTTGGCACAGTCGGGCTTACTGTCGGCATCACGCCGCTTCTCTCGCCAGTCAGTAAATTAGTGCTTATTCTGCTTATGTATCTAGGCAGGGTCGGTGTTCTTACAATTACGCTGGGTATCGCAATGCAGTTAAACCGCAATAAAAACCTTATTAGCTATCCTGAAGCTAAGGTTTTAATCGGCTAA
- the rplT gene encoding 50S ribosomal protein L20: MARVKGAMATRKRRKKVLKVAKGYFGAKSKLFKMAKQAVTKSGQYAYVGRKLKKRDFRQLWITRISAACKQNDINYSRFINGLKKANITLNRKMLADIAVSDATAFTALVEKAKSEL, translated from the coding sequence ATGGCACGTGTAAAAGGCGCAATGGCCACCCGTAAAAGAAGAAAAAAGGTTTTAAAAGTAGCTAAGGGCTATTTTGGTGCTAAGAGCAAACTGTTTAAAATGGCAAAACAGGCCGTGACAAAATCGGGCCAATATGCTTATGTTGGAAGAAAACTTAAAAAGAGAGATTTCAGACAGCTTTGGATAACCAGAATTTCTGCTGCCTGCAAGCAGAATGATATTAATTACTCAAGATTTATTAATGGACTTAAAAAGGCTAATATTACACTTAACCGCAAAATGCTTGCCGACATTGCAGTCAGTGATGCAACAGCGTTTACTGCTCTTGTTGAAAAGGCAAAAAGCGAACTATAA
- the rpmI gene encoding 50S ribosomal protein L35 codes for MPKIKTHTGAKKRFKLTKNGKVKRAHANKSHILTKKSTKRKRGLRAATYADKTNMEKIKKLVPYM; via the coding sequence ATGCCTAAAATTAAGACGCATACAGGCGCTAAAAAGAGATTTAAGCTTACCAAAAATGGCAAGGTGAAACGTGCTCATGCAAATAAATCGCACATCTTGACCAAAAAATCAACAAAGCGTAAAAGAGGACTCAGAGCCGCCACATATGCGGATAAGACAAATATGGAGAAGATTAAAAAACTTGTCCCCTATATGTAA
- the infC gene encoding translation initiation factor IF-3 yields MRVISSKELLINEEIRDKEVRLIGPEGNQLGLMSSKDALKIAAEANLDLVKIAPLAVPPVCKVMDFGKYCFEIAKKEKEARKNQHVVDIKEIRLSANIDTNDFNTKAKNACRFLKDGDKVKVTLRFRGREVAHAEKGKDLLNRFTEACAEYSTVEKLPKLDGKNMIMFLAAKPDNKK; encoded by the coding sequence GTGCGAGTTATCAGTAGCAAAGAATTACTAATCAATGAGGAGATTCGAGATAAGGAAGTCAGGCTTATCGGTCCGGAGGGCAATCAGCTTGGTTTAATGTCGTCGAAAGATGCTTTAAAGATTGCCGCAGAAGCAAATCTTGACCTTGTTAAGATTGCGCCGCTTGCAGTTCCACCGGTATGCAAGGTAATGGATTTCGGAAAATACTGCTTTGAGATTGCAAAAAAGGAAAAAGAAGCCCGAAAGAATCAACATGTGGTGGACATTAAGGAAATCAGACTGTCTGCCAATATTGATACCAATGACTTCAACACAAAGGCAAAAAATGCCTGCCGTTTTCTTAAAGACGGCGATAAGGTTAAGGTTACCCTTCGCTTCCGAGGAAGAGAAGTGGCCCATGCCGAAAAAGGCAAGGATCTGCTCAACCGCTTTACTGAAGCTTGCGCTGAATACAGCACAGTAGAAAAACTGCCAAAACTTGACGGGAAAAACATGATCATGTTTCTTGCCGCTAAGCCGGATAATAAAAAATAA